Proteins found in one Pyrus communis chromosome 15, drPyrComm1.1, whole genome shotgun sequence genomic segment:
- the LOC137717698 gene encoding O-fucosyltransferase 7-like isoform X2: MQKKRSVALASLRKVLTCAICSMALVALFSVHVPIFPSSKVHDFSDPFKLPTKLSAEQSWTLEIAPPHLLKTPLPSSSRKLERSSGILETDKLWKPPSNRDFVPCVEPSPNYTSPTESRGYLLVNTNGGLNQMRAGICDMVAVARIINATLVIPELDKQSFWNDSSNFSDVFDEDHFINALVNDVKIIKILPKELATGIRAVKHFRSWSGMDYYQDEIAGLWEEYEVIRAAKSDSRLANNNLPLDIQKLRCRACYEALRFAPQIEAMGKLLVDRMRSFGPYIALHLRFEEDMLAFSGCTKDLSPDESEELRIIRENTPYWKEKEIDAAERRSKGYCPLTPKEVGIFLNALGYPSNTPIYLAAGKIYGGESHMAALRSRYPILLSKETLASTEELEPFTNHASQMAALDYIVSVESDVFIPSYSGNMARAVEGHRRFLGHRKTISPDRKALVRLIDKLEQGTLKEGKILSNRVIEMHMKRQGSARKRKGPISGTKGTERFRSEEPFYVNPLPDCLCKKEFPMQTTL; encoded by the exons ATGCAGAAGAAGAGGTCGGTAGCATTGGCCTCACTGAGGAAAGTGCTAACGTGCGCCATATGCTCAATGGCACTAGTGGCTCTCTTCTCCGTCCACGTACCTATTTTCCCTTCTTCAAAGGTCCATGACTTCTCTGACCCCTTCAAGCTCCCCACG AAGTTGAGCGCCGAGCAGAGCTGGACACTGGAGATCGCTCCGCCCCATCTGTTGAAAACGCCTCTGCCTTCTAGTTCTCGCAAG TTGGAACGTTCAAGTGGGATTTTGGAAACTGACAAGCTGTGGAAGCCTCCATCAAATCGCGATTTTGTGCCATGTGTAGAGCCAAGTCCCAATTATACAT CTCCTACAGAGTCACGGGGTTACCTGCTAGTTAATACAAATGGTGGTCTCAACCAGATGCGTGCTGGG ATATGTGACATGGTAGCAGTAGCCCGTATCATAAATGCTACTCTTGTAATTCCGGAACTTGATAAACAATCATTTTGGAATGACTCTAG CAACTTCTCAGATGTTTTTGATGAAGATCATTTTATCAATGCTTTAGTGAATGAtgtcaaaattataaaaatcctACCTAAGGAACTAGCTACTGGTATAAGAGCGGTTAAGCATTTTAGAAGCTGGTCTGGTATGGATTATTACCAAGATGAGATAGCTGGCCTCTGGGAAGAATACGAG GTTATTCGAGCTGCCAAATCTGATTCTCGCTTGGCAAATAACAACCTACCTTTAGATATACAGAAGCTTCGCTGCCGTGCTTGTTATGAAGCTCTACGTTTTGCACCTCAAATTGAAGCAATGGGAAAA CTGTTAGTTGATCGAATGAGGTCGTTTGGTCCTTATATTGCTCTGCATTTACGATTTGAGGAGGACATGCTTGCCTTTAGTGGATGCACAAAAGATTTATCTCCAGATGAATCTGAGGAACTAAGGATAATTAG AGAGAATACCCCATACTGGAAAGAGAAGGAAATTGATGCCGCAGAACGGAGATCCAAAGGGTATTGCCCCTTAACACCAAAGGAGGTTGGAATTTTTCTCAACGCTCTTGGGTACCCCTCAAACACACCTATATATCTTGCTGCTGGGAAGATATATGGGGGCGAATCTCATATGGCTGCTCTGCGGTCACGTTATCCAATACTGCTGAGCAAG GAAACATTGGCATCCACCGAGGAGCTTGAACCCTTTACCAATCATGCATCTCAGATGGCTGCACTTGACTACATTGTTTCAGTTGAAAGTGATGTATTTATACCTTCATACTCTGGAAACATGGCAAGAGCAGTCGAAGGTCATCGACGATTTCTTGGACACAGGAAAACAATATCTCCTGACAG AAAAGCCCTTGTTCGCCTGATTGACAAACTTGAGCAGGGAACTCTGAAGGAGGGCAAAATCCTATCAAATAGAGTTATTGAAATGCACATGAAACG GCAAGGCTCCGCGCGGAAGAGAAAGGGTCCCATTTCAGGAACTAAGGGCACGGAAAGGTTTCGTTCAGAAGAACCCTTTTACGTGAACCCTTTACCGGATTGTTTGTGTAAGAAGGAATTCCCAATGCAAACAACTCTCTAA
- the LOC137717698 gene encoding O-fucosyltransferase 7-like isoform X1, whose protein sequence is MQKKRSVALASLRKVLTCAICSMALVALFSVHVPIFPSSKVHDFSDPFKLPTQHDIKSQKLSAEQSWTLEIAPPHLLKTPLPSSSRKLERSSGILETDKLWKPPSNRDFVPCVEPSPNYTSPTESRGYLLVNTNGGLNQMRAGICDMVAVARIINATLVIPELDKQSFWNDSSNFSDVFDEDHFINALVNDVKIIKILPKELATGIRAVKHFRSWSGMDYYQDEIAGLWEEYEVIRAAKSDSRLANNNLPLDIQKLRCRACYEALRFAPQIEAMGKLLVDRMRSFGPYIALHLRFEEDMLAFSGCTKDLSPDESEELRIIRENTPYWKEKEIDAAERRSKGYCPLTPKEVGIFLNALGYPSNTPIYLAAGKIYGGESHMAALRSRYPILLSKETLASTEELEPFTNHASQMAALDYIVSVESDVFIPSYSGNMARAVEGHRRFLGHRKTISPDRKALVRLIDKLEQGTLKEGKILSNRVIEMHMKRQGSARKRKGPISGTKGTERFRSEEPFYVNPLPDCLCKKEFPMQTTL, encoded by the exons ATGCAGAAGAAGAGGTCGGTAGCATTGGCCTCACTGAGGAAAGTGCTAACGTGCGCCATATGCTCAATGGCACTAGTGGCTCTCTTCTCCGTCCACGTACCTATTTTCCCTTCTTCAAAGGTCCATGACTTCTCTGACCCCTTCAAGCTCCCCACG CAACATGATATTAAATCCCAGAAGTTGAGCGCCGAGCAGAGCTGGACACTGGAGATCGCTCCGCCCCATCTGTTGAAAACGCCTCTGCCTTCTAGTTCTCGCAAG TTGGAACGTTCAAGTGGGATTTTGGAAACTGACAAGCTGTGGAAGCCTCCATCAAATCGCGATTTTGTGCCATGTGTAGAGCCAAGTCCCAATTATACAT CTCCTACAGAGTCACGGGGTTACCTGCTAGTTAATACAAATGGTGGTCTCAACCAGATGCGTGCTGGG ATATGTGACATGGTAGCAGTAGCCCGTATCATAAATGCTACTCTTGTAATTCCGGAACTTGATAAACAATCATTTTGGAATGACTCTAG CAACTTCTCAGATGTTTTTGATGAAGATCATTTTATCAATGCTTTAGTGAATGAtgtcaaaattataaaaatcctACCTAAGGAACTAGCTACTGGTATAAGAGCGGTTAAGCATTTTAGAAGCTGGTCTGGTATGGATTATTACCAAGATGAGATAGCTGGCCTCTGGGAAGAATACGAG GTTATTCGAGCTGCCAAATCTGATTCTCGCTTGGCAAATAACAACCTACCTTTAGATATACAGAAGCTTCGCTGCCGTGCTTGTTATGAAGCTCTACGTTTTGCACCTCAAATTGAAGCAATGGGAAAA CTGTTAGTTGATCGAATGAGGTCGTTTGGTCCTTATATTGCTCTGCATTTACGATTTGAGGAGGACATGCTTGCCTTTAGTGGATGCACAAAAGATTTATCTCCAGATGAATCTGAGGAACTAAGGATAATTAG AGAGAATACCCCATACTGGAAAGAGAAGGAAATTGATGCCGCAGAACGGAGATCCAAAGGGTATTGCCCCTTAACACCAAAGGAGGTTGGAATTTTTCTCAACGCTCTTGGGTACCCCTCAAACACACCTATATATCTTGCTGCTGGGAAGATATATGGGGGCGAATCTCATATGGCTGCTCTGCGGTCACGTTATCCAATACTGCTGAGCAAG GAAACATTGGCATCCACCGAGGAGCTTGAACCCTTTACCAATCATGCATCTCAGATGGCTGCACTTGACTACATTGTTTCAGTTGAAAGTGATGTATTTATACCTTCATACTCTGGAAACATGGCAAGAGCAGTCGAAGGTCATCGACGATTTCTTGGACACAGGAAAACAATATCTCCTGACAG AAAAGCCCTTGTTCGCCTGATTGACAAACTTGAGCAGGGAACTCTGAAGGAGGGCAAAATCCTATCAAATAGAGTTATTGAAATGCACATGAAACG GCAAGGCTCCGCGCGGAAGAGAAAGGGTCCCATTTCAGGAACTAAGGGCACGGAAAGGTTTCGTTCAGAAGAACCCTTTTACGTGAACCCTTTACCGGATTGTTTGTGTAAGAAGGAATTCCCAATGCAAACAACTCTCTAA
- the LOC137717698 gene encoding O-fucosyltransferase 7-like isoform X3, producing the protein MQKKRSVALASLRKVLTCAICSMALVALFSVHVPIFPSSKQHDIKSQKLSAEQSWTLEIAPPHLLKTPLPSSSRKLERSSGILETDKLWKPPSNRDFVPCVEPSPNYTSPTESRGYLLVNTNGGLNQMRAGICDMVAVARIINATLVIPELDKQSFWNDSSNFSDVFDEDHFINALVNDVKIIKILPKELATGIRAVKHFRSWSGMDYYQDEIAGLWEEYEVIRAAKSDSRLANNNLPLDIQKLRCRACYEALRFAPQIEAMGKLLVDRMRSFGPYIALHLRFEEDMLAFSGCTKDLSPDESEELRIIRENTPYWKEKEIDAAERRSKGYCPLTPKEVGIFLNALGYPSNTPIYLAAGKIYGGESHMAALRSRYPILLSKETLASTEELEPFTNHASQMAALDYIVSVESDVFIPSYSGNMARAVEGHRRFLGHRKTISPDRKALVRLIDKLEQGTLKEGKILSNRVIEMHMKRQGSARKRKGPISGTKGTERFRSEEPFYVNPLPDCLCKKEFPMQTTL; encoded by the exons ATGCAGAAGAAGAGGTCGGTAGCATTGGCCTCACTGAGGAAAGTGCTAACGTGCGCCATATGCTCAATGGCACTAGTGGCTCTCTTCTCCGTCCACGTACCTATTTTCCCTTCTTCAAAG CAACATGATATTAAATCCCAGAAGTTGAGCGCCGAGCAGAGCTGGACACTGGAGATCGCTCCGCCCCATCTGTTGAAAACGCCTCTGCCTTCTAGTTCTCGCAAG TTGGAACGTTCAAGTGGGATTTTGGAAACTGACAAGCTGTGGAAGCCTCCATCAAATCGCGATTTTGTGCCATGTGTAGAGCCAAGTCCCAATTATACAT CTCCTACAGAGTCACGGGGTTACCTGCTAGTTAATACAAATGGTGGTCTCAACCAGATGCGTGCTGGG ATATGTGACATGGTAGCAGTAGCCCGTATCATAAATGCTACTCTTGTAATTCCGGAACTTGATAAACAATCATTTTGGAATGACTCTAG CAACTTCTCAGATGTTTTTGATGAAGATCATTTTATCAATGCTTTAGTGAATGAtgtcaaaattataaaaatcctACCTAAGGAACTAGCTACTGGTATAAGAGCGGTTAAGCATTTTAGAAGCTGGTCTGGTATGGATTATTACCAAGATGAGATAGCTGGCCTCTGGGAAGAATACGAG GTTATTCGAGCTGCCAAATCTGATTCTCGCTTGGCAAATAACAACCTACCTTTAGATATACAGAAGCTTCGCTGCCGTGCTTGTTATGAAGCTCTACGTTTTGCACCTCAAATTGAAGCAATGGGAAAA CTGTTAGTTGATCGAATGAGGTCGTTTGGTCCTTATATTGCTCTGCATTTACGATTTGAGGAGGACATGCTTGCCTTTAGTGGATGCACAAAAGATTTATCTCCAGATGAATCTGAGGAACTAAGGATAATTAG AGAGAATACCCCATACTGGAAAGAGAAGGAAATTGATGCCGCAGAACGGAGATCCAAAGGGTATTGCCCCTTAACACCAAAGGAGGTTGGAATTTTTCTCAACGCTCTTGGGTACCCCTCAAACACACCTATATATCTTGCTGCTGGGAAGATATATGGGGGCGAATCTCATATGGCTGCTCTGCGGTCACGTTATCCAATACTGCTGAGCAAG GAAACATTGGCATCCACCGAGGAGCTTGAACCCTTTACCAATCATGCATCTCAGATGGCTGCACTTGACTACATTGTTTCAGTTGAAAGTGATGTATTTATACCTTCATACTCTGGAAACATGGCAAGAGCAGTCGAAGGTCATCGACGATTTCTTGGACACAGGAAAACAATATCTCCTGACAG AAAAGCCCTTGTTCGCCTGATTGACAAACTTGAGCAGGGAACTCTGAAGGAGGGCAAAATCCTATCAAATAGAGTTATTGAAATGCACATGAAACG GCAAGGCTCCGCGCGGAAGAGAAAGGGTCCCATTTCAGGAACTAAGGGCACGGAAAGGTTTCGTTCAGAAGAACCCTTTTACGTGAACCCTTTACCGGATTGTTTGTGTAAGAAGGAATTCCCAATGCAAACAACTCTCTAA